Proteins encoded together in one Chitinophaga lutea window:
- a CDS encoding tyrosine-type recombinase/integrase: MMELPPLAEQFLSYLLLQKRYSQHTVTSYRLDLFQFFQYLRGTYGETPLPEIDAFQVQSWLATGLHSRDESGTAAAVTIRRKISALKSFFKFAVREGALAQSPMFKVVSPKLRKRLPVFVEEKGMQQVEQNEAGGKPLFTDDFEGATKQLILDILYQTGIRRAELVGLKQEGISLYNSHIKVLGKGNKERIIPIGNHLSASIRAYIERKRKELENPDLTYLLVKKDGRPVNAGYVYRTVQAALAQVTTLSKKSPHVLRHTFATHLVNNGADINAVKELLGHASLASTQVYTHNTIEKLKKVYQQAHPKA; the protein is encoded by the coding sequence ATGATGGAGCTTCCCCCGCTGGCCGAACAGTTTTTATCTTACCTCTTGCTGCAAAAGCGATATTCGCAGCATACTGTCACCAGTTACCGGCTCGACCTCTTCCAGTTTTTCCAGTACCTCCGCGGTACCTACGGCGAAACGCCCCTGCCCGAAATAGATGCCTTCCAGGTACAGTCGTGGCTGGCCACCGGGCTGCATAGCCGCGACGAATCCGGCACAGCCGCCGCGGTCACCATCCGCCGGAAAATATCCGCATTAAAGTCGTTTTTCAAGTTTGCCGTGCGCGAGGGCGCCCTGGCCCAAAGCCCCATGTTCAAGGTGGTGAGCCCCAAGCTGCGCAAGCGCCTGCCGGTGTTCGTGGAGGAGAAGGGCATGCAGCAGGTGGAGCAGAACGAGGCCGGCGGGAAACCCCTCTTTACCGACGATTTCGAAGGCGCCACCAAACAGCTGATACTCGATATCCTGTACCAGACCGGTATCCGCCGCGCGGAGCTGGTCGGGCTGAAGCAGGAGGGGATCAGTCTGTACAACAGCCATATCAAAGTGCTCGGCAAGGGCAATAAGGAGCGCATCATTCCCATCGGCAACCATTTGTCGGCTTCCATCAGGGCATACATCGAACGCAAGCGGAAAGAGCTGGAAAACCCCGATCTGACGTACCTGCTGGTGAAAAAAGACGGCAGGCCCGTGAATGCAGGGTATGTATACCGTACCGTGCAGGCCGCTCTCGCACAGGTAACGACTCTTTCCAAGAAGAGTCCCCACGTGTTGAGGCATACTTTTGCCACGCACCTGGTCAACAACGGGGCCGACATCAATGCCGTGAAGGAGTTGCTGGGCCATGCCTCGCTGGCCAGT
- the rpsU gene encoding 30S ribosomal protein S21, whose translation MLIIDSKDCENIDKALKKYKKKFEKAKILLQLRERQSFTKPSIRRRTQVLKAVYKQQLSTGKFDA comes from the coding sequence ATGTTAATTATCGATTCTAAAGATTGCGAAAACATTGACAAAGCGCTGAAAAAGTATAAAAAGAAATTTGAGAAAGCGAAAATCCTGCTGCAACTCAGAGAGCGCCAGTCATTTACGAAACCTTCCATCCGCCGCCGTACGCAGGTGCTGAAAGCTGTTTACAAACAACAGCTCTCTACCGGAAAGTTTGACGCATAA
- a CDS encoding riboflavin synthase translates to MFTGIIETMGTVAAAVQDGGNLAITIQSSLAPELKVDQSVSHNGVCLTVTAVEPDRYTTVAIAETLEKSNLGSIQPGHSINLERAMIFNSRIDGHLVQGHVDGTGTCESVQEADGSWLYRIRFDRQFAPLIVEKGSICLNGISLTVFDITDDAFTVAIIPYTHQHTNIRYLQPGGTVNLEFDILGKYVARQLNR, encoded by the coding sequence ATGTTTACCGGAATAATAGAAACAATGGGCACTGTGGCCGCCGCAGTGCAGGATGGAGGAAACCTTGCAATTACCATACAATCGTCGCTGGCCCCGGAGCTGAAGGTAGACCAGAGCGTGTCGCACAACGGGGTCTGCCTCACGGTGACGGCGGTGGAGCCGGACCGGTACACTACCGTGGCCATCGCGGAAACGCTTGAAAAGTCGAATCTCGGCAGCATACAACCGGGCCATTCCATCAACCTGGAAAGGGCCATGATTTTCAACAGCCGCATAGACGGACACCTGGTACAGGGGCACGTAGATGGTACGGGCACCTGCGAATCGGTGCAGGAAGCGGACGGCAGCTGGCTGTACCGCATCCGGTTCGACCGGCAGTTCGCCCCGCTGATCGTGGAAAAAGGCTCCATCTGCCTCAACGGCATCAGCCTGACGGTATTCGACATTACCGACGACGCCTTTACCGTAGCCATCATCCCGTACACTCACCAGCACACCAATATCCGATACCTGCAGCCGGGCGGCACCGTCAACCTGGAATTCGACATTCTGGGCAAATACGTAGCCCGGCAGTTGAACCGCTAA
- a CDS encoding NAD(P)H-dependent flavin oxidoreductase — MNSLTQTLGIQYPLIMAPMFLVSNEAMMKAAIRCGIAGTFPSLNYRNEGELPALLDRLNEAKAAVQYGTYGVNLIVQKTNPLYKKHLDACVAARVPFYITSLGNPREVIDAAHSYGAKVICDVTNLEHAAKAVANGADGLIAVTAGAGGHAGPYPMHVLVPALKKEFPHIPVVAAGGIATGQQMASALVLGADAVSIGTRFIASTEAGVSDEYKQAIISHGMEDIVLTERLSGTPCNIINTPAAQKLGYKQSSWEKWLSRNPRTRKYFKMMVQMKGMKKLQQAIKPNHYNQLWSAGQSVEMVNDITSVENIVHRLMEEYRQSLKVFG, encoded by the coding sequence TTGAATTCATTAACGCAAACCCTGGGCATTCAATACCCGCTGATCATGGCTCCCATGTTCCTGGTGAGCAACGAGGCCATGATGAAAGCAGCCATCCGCTGCGGGATTGCAGGCACCTTCCCTTCGCTCAACTACCGCAACGAAGGCGAGCTGCCCGCCCTGCTCGACCGGCTCAATGAAGCCAAAGCGGCCGTACAGTACGGCACTTACGGCGTCAATCTCATCGTACAGAAAACGAACCCGCTCTATAAAAAACACCTGGACGCCTGTGTGGCGGCCAGGGTCCCCTTTTACATCACCTCCCTGGGCAACCCGCGCGAAGTGATCGACGCGGCGCACAGCTACGGCGCGAAAGTGATCTGCGACGTCACCAACCTGGAACATGCGGCCAAAGCGGTAGCGAACGGCGCCGACGGGCTGATTGCCGTGACGGCGGGCGCCGGCGGCCATGCAGGCCCCTACCCCATGCACGTGCTGGTGCCGGCCCTGAAAAAGGAATTCCCGCACATCCCGGTTGTAGCGGCGGGCGGCATCGCCACGGGCCAGCAAATGGCCAGCGCCCTCGTGCTGGGGGCAGACGCAGTGTCTATCGGCACGCGGTTCATCGCCAGCACGGAAGCGGGCGTGAGCGACGAATACAAACAGGCCATCATCAGCCACGGCATGGAAGACATCGTGCTGACCGAACGCCTCTCCGGCACTCCCTGCAACATCATCAACACGCCGGCGGCCCAGAAGCTGGGATACAAACAATCGTCCTGGGAAAAATGGCTGTCGCGCAACCCTCGCACGCGCAAGTATTTCAAAATGATGGTGCAGATGAAAGGCATGAAAAAACTCCAGCAGGCCATCAAACCGAACCACTACAACCAGCTGTGGAGCGCGGGGCAAAGCGTGGAGATGGTCAACGATATCACCAGCGTGGAAAACATCGTGCACCGCCTCATGGAGGAGTATCGTCAGAGCCTGAAAGTATTCGGATAA
- a CDS encoding MFS transporter has protein sequence MANKWQVRLAVSAFFFLNGLCFASWASRIPAIQASLHLTEAALGAVLFCIPVGSLASLPFSGWLITRTGSRQVMIAASLLYIAALNGIGIAPNAYALGAVLFCFGFIGNMGNISINTQAVGVEGLFGQTIMSSFHATWSMAGFAGALIGTLMASLRVPPATHFAYVGLAALLIVLAAFRFTMRQERRYNNQQPVFVKPDKFLIRLGVIAFCCMICEGTMYEWSGVYFAKVVKADPGLVTVGYTAFTLATTSGRFVGDWLARRYGIAGMLLASGILTAAGLLLAVLFPMISTSAAGFFLVGLGVSTVIPLVYSEAGKSTTMAPGMALAAVSSVGFLGFLTGPPVIGFIAQAAGLRASFTLIAAIGLMITFLAKRKPAKDTL, from the coding sequence ATGGCAAATAAATGGCAGGTGCGGCTGGCGGTCAGCGCATTCTTTTTCCTGAACGGGCTATGTTTTGCCAGCTGGGCTTCCCGTATCCCGGCCATCCAGGCGTCGCTGCACCTCACCGAAGCAGCGCTGGGCGCGGTATTGTTCTGCATCCCGGTAGGCTCCCTGGCTTCCCTCCCGTTTTCGGGCTGGCTCATCACGCGCACCGGCAGCCGCCAGGTAATGATCGCGGCCTCCCTTCTTTACATCGCCGCCCTCAACGGCATCGGCATCGCACCCAACGCTTACGCGCTCGGGGCGGTATTGTTCTGCTTCGGGTTCATCGGCAACATGGGCAATATTTCCATCAATACGCAGGCGGTGGGCGTGGAAGGGCTTTTCGGCCAAACCATCATGTCGTCGTTCCACGCCACCTGGAGCATGGCGGGTTTCGCCGGGGCGCTCATCGGCACGCTGATGGCGAGCCTCCGCGTGCCGCCGGCCACACACTTCGCTTATGTGGGTCTGGCGGCCCTGCTTATCGTACTGGCGGCCTTTCGCTTCACCATGCGGCAGGAACGCCGGTACAACAACCAGCAACCGGTTTTCGTGAAGCCGGATAAATTCCTCATCCGCCTCGGCGTCATCGCTTTCTGCTGCATGATCTGCGAAGGCACCATGTACGAATGGAGCGGCGTGTATTTCGCGAAAGTGGTAAAAGCGGATCCGGGACTGGTGACCGTGGGTTATACGGCCTTCACGCTGGCTACCACCTCGGGCCGTTTCGTGGGCGACTGGCTGGCGCGGCGTTACGGCATTGCCGGTATGCTGCTGGCCAGTGGCATCCTCACCGCCGCCGGCCTTTTGCTGGCGGTACTGTTCCCCATGATAAGCACTTCTGCCGCGGGATTTTTCCTGGTCGGCCTGGGCGTTTCCACCGTTATCCCGCTGGTATACAGCGAGGCCGGCAAAAGCACCACCATGGCGCCGGGTATGGCGCTGGCCGCGGTGAGCTCCGTAGGTTTCCTGGGCTTTCTCACCGGCCCGCCGGTTATCGGGTTTATCGCACAGGCGGCGGGCCTGCGCGCTTCCTTCACCCTCATCGCCGCAATCGGGTTGATGATCACTTTTCTTGCAAAAAGAAAACCGGCGAAGGATACATTGTAA
- the truB gene encoding tRNA pseudouridine(55) synthase TruB yields MSESQNYQEGAVLLINKPLTWTSFDVVRKIRNTTKAKIGHAGTLDPLATGLLICCTGKMTKKINEYQAQEKEYTGTFTLGATTPTFDLESAPENEQPVPALSKEELQAIADRFTGPQQQLPPIHSAIKQNGKPIYHLARKGVEVKVEPRSIVIHAFEITEVNLPVVHFRVQCSTGTYIRSLANDFGVAVGCGAHLSSLCRTRIGAFRLEDAMEVTDFIEAYKQAHPKEQG; encoded by the coding sequence ATGTCTGAATCACAAAACTACCAGGAAGGCGCCGTGCTGCTGATCAACAAGCCGTTAACCTGGACTTCCTTTGACGTTGTACGCAAAATCCGCAATACCACGAAAGCCAAAATAGGCCATGCCGGCACGCTCGACCCGCTGGCCACCGGGCTGCTCATCTGCTGCACGGGTAAAATGACCAAAAAGATCAACGAATACCAGGCGCAGGAAAAAGAATACACCGGCACTTTTACGCTGGGCGCCACCACCCCTACCTTCGACCTGGAGTCGGCCCCGGAAAACGAACAACCCGTGCCCGCACTCAGCAAAGAAGAACTGCAGGCCATTGCGGACCGCTTCACCGGCCCGCAGCAGCAACTGCCTCCCATCCACTCCGCCATCAAGCAGAACGGCAAACCCATTTATCACCTGGCCCGCAAAGGCGTGGAAGTAAAAGTGGAACCGCGCTCGATCGTGATCCATGCTTTCGAGATCACGGAAGTCAACCTCCCCGTGGTGCATTTCAGGGTGCAATGCAGCACCGGCACCTACATCCGTTCGCTGGCCAACGACTTCGGCGTGGCCGTGGGCTGCGGCGCGCACCTCAGCAGTTTGTGCCGCACGCGGATCGGCGCTTTCAGACTGGAAGATGCCATGGAAGTGACGGATTTTATTGAGGCGTATAAACAGGCGCATCCGAAGGAACAGGGCTAG
- the tamL gene encoding translocation and assembly module lipoprotein TamL: MKKTTYATSLHLPVPALLMLLCLLLQACSNTQYLQKDQSLLTASSVDIKGKLNSTEKNELKSDLSSTSLMLQKPNQKVLGTRLKVWLYNKKTYDKKSNWFWNLVLAERNLQAPVIYDSAKAKESAARMVSYLNNQGYFYATVQPKTDIKAQKASVTYEVNTGKNFVIRKITYDIPDTAIAKIVKTGENLSLLKVNDAYKAGNLRDERERLTRMIRDAGYYKFNRDLVIFTVDTLNKSLFVDPLNPFESMPTVLSADQKPTMDVELSIRQPEDSASDLTKLFYLNKIYAFPDFTLNDNVNDTGFHTTQSRHLIVKYHENIIRPRVLSRAVQLRSNEKYSTTAYNNTVNRLYELNLWQFVTVQFKENKDTVQKLDAFIQLTPRKKQELSANIDLTTSSDYFVGSGVSLGYRHFNVNRAANELHITLKGGLEVVRNQGGQFNMQATEYGLNADFILPRFVTPFRVRQNNRSTAKTRISAGFNNLTRIDKFNIRTVNGAFGYEWNESIYKRWTAKPFTLNYVQVVLSQGFKDTVVDPNPYLRRSFEPAFVGGEAVTYTFSNNDIFHKRKNSFFRATFEESGLWLKGINGAISGITSGKNDLESLARVKISQFVRGEADYRHYWIYNKSSVATRAYVGLGIPYGQSDVLPYIRQFTAGGPNSIRAWRLRTLGPGSYVDMSPVAAIFPDQTGDMKLEANAEYRFDLLRLFGGTINLKGATFLDFGNIWMLKKDTSRPGADFQFGNLYKQLAIGTGLGARLDFSYFVIRVDWGIPLKKPYPTKNQSGWFINEWALGDSRWRRENVIWNIAIGYPF; the protein is encoded by the coding sequence GTGAAGAAAACGACATATGCAACATCACTCCATCTGCCGGTACCGGCGCTGCTGATGCTGCTGTGCCTGTTGCTGCAAGCCTGCTCCAACACCCAATACCTCCAGAAAGACCAGAGCCTGCTCACCGCCAGCAGCGTGGATATTAAAGGGAAACTCAATTCCACCGAAAAGAACGAACTGAAAAGCGACCTGTCTTCCACCTCCCTCATGCTGCAGAAGCCCAACCAGAAAGTGCTCGGCACCCGCCTGAAAGTGTGGCTGTACAATAAAAAAACATACGACAAAAAAAGCAACTGGTTCTGGAACCTGGTGCTGGCCGAAAGAAACCTCCAGGCGCCGGTGATCTACGACTCCGCGAAAGCGAAAGAATCCGCCGCCCGCATGGTATCGTATCTCAACAACCAGGGTTATTTCTATGCCACGGTGCAGCCTAAAACCGATATCAAGGCCCAGAAGGCCAGCGTGACCTACGAAGTGAACACCGGCAAGAATTTCGTGATCAGGAAAATCACGTACGACATTCCCGATACGGCCATCGCCAAAATCGTGAAGACCGGCGAAAACCTCTCGCTGCTCAAGGTAAACGACGCCTACAAAGCCGGTAACCTGCGCGACGAGCGCGAGCGACTCACCCGCATGATCAGGGACGCCGGGTATTACAAATTCAACCGCGACCTGGTGATCTTTACGGTAGACACGCTGAACAAATCGCTGTTCGTAGACCCGCTGAACCCTTTCGAAAGCATGCCCACGGTGCTGAGCGCCGACCAGAAACCCACGATGGACGTGGAGCTGTCGATCCGCCAGCCCGAAGATTCCGCCAGCGACCTGACTAAACTGTTTTACCTCAATAAAATTTATGCGTTCCCGGATTTCACGCTGAACGACAATGTGAACGACACCGGTTTCCACACCACCCAAAGCCGGCACCTCATCGTGAAATACCACGAGAACATCATCCGTCCGCGGGTATTGTCGAGAGCCGTGCAGCTGCGCAGCAACGAAAAATATTCCACCACCGCGTACAACAATACGGTGAACCGCCTGTACGAGCTGAACCTCTGGCAGTTTGTGACAGTACAGTTCAAGGAAAACAAAGACACGGTGCAGAAGCTCGACGCCTTCATCCAGCTCACCCCGCGTAAGAAGCAGGAGCTGAGCGCCAACATCGACCTCACCACCAGTAGCGATTATTTTGTGGGTAGCGGCGTATCGCTGGGATACCGGCATTTCAACGTGAACCGGGCGGCCAACGAACTGCACATCACGCTGAAAGGCGGGCTGGAAGTGGTGCGCAACCAGGGCGGCCAGTTTAACATGCAGGCCACCGAATACGGCCTGAACGCGGATTTCATTTTGCCGCGCTTCGTCACCCCATTCCGCGTGCGGCAAAACAACCGCTCCACCGCCAAAACGAGGATATCCGCCGGTTTCAACAACCTGACGAGGATCGACAAGTTTAATATCCGCACGGTAAACGGCGCGTTCGGTTACGAATGGAACGAGTCCATCTACAAACGGTGGACGGCCAAACCCTTTACCCTCAACTACGTGCAGGTGGTGCTGAGCCAGGGTTTCAAAGACACGGTGGTGGATCCCAACCCGTACCTGCGCCGCAGCTTCGAACCCGCGTTCGTCGGCGGCGAGGCGGTGACCTATACTTTTTCGAACAACGATATTTTCCATAAAAGGAAAAACTCCTTCTTCCGCGCCACCTTCGAAGAATCCGGCCTGTGGCTGAAAGGCATCAACGGCGCCATCAGCGGCATCACCAGTGGCAAAAACGACCTGGAAAGCCTCGCCAGGGTAAAGATCTCGCAGTTCGTGCGGGGAGAAGCGGATTACCGCCATTACTGGATTTACAATAAATCGTCGGTGGCCACGCGTGCATATGTCGGCCTCGGTATTCCTTACGGGCAGAGCGATGTATTGCCCTACATCCGCCAGTTCACCGCCGGCGGCCCCAACAGCATCCGCGCCTGGCGGCTGCGTACGCTCGGGCCGGGGTCGTATGTGGACATGTCGCCCGTCGCGGCCATTTTCCCTGATCAGACGGGCGATATGAAGCTGGAAGCAAACGCGGAATACCGCTTCGACCTGCTGCGTCTGTTCGGCGGCACGATCAACCTCAAAGGAGCTACCTTCCTTGATTTCGGTAATATCTGGATGCTGAAGAAAGATACGTCGCGCCCCGGCGCCGATTTCCAGTTCGGCAACCTGTATAAACAACTGGCGATCGGCACCGGCCTCGGCGCCCGCCTCGACTTCAGTTATTTCGTGATCCGGGTCGACTGGGGCATCCCGCTCAAAAAACCATACCCCACCAAAAACCAGAGCGGCTGGTTCATCAACGAGTGGGCGCTGGGCGACAGCCGCTGGCGCCGGGAAAATGTGATCTGGAATATCGCGATCGGGTATCCGTTCTGA
- a CDS encoding TrmH family RNA methyltransferase — translation MLSKAQIKYIQSLQHKKNRQKFGQFVAEGDKIVQELAGSAQTVKAIYATEAWLAAHSVPAGITVEAVGPDALKQMSSLSTPNQALALADIPALPPLRLEGTVSLALDTVQDPGNVGTIIRIADWFGIRQIICTPECADAFNAKTIQATMGSFLRVAVHVQSLTDLLRTNKHISSYAATLHGENIVHTPVIKEGIILIGNESRGLSEEVLALCSHRITIPRLGQAESLNAAVATGIICGRLLI, via the coding sequence ATGTTATCAAAGGCGCAAATTAAATATATTCAATCATTACAGCACAAAAAAAACAGGCAAAAATTCGGCCAGTTTGTGGCGGAGGGCGATAAGATCGTACAGGAACTGGCCGGCAGCGCCCAGACCGTAAAAGCCATTTACGCCACCGAAGCCTGGCTGGCCGCCCATTCCGTACCGGCCGGCATCACGGTGGAGGCTGTAGGGCCGGATGCGCTCAAACAAATGTCGTCGCTCTCCACGCCCAACCAGGCGCTGGCGCTGGCAGACATTCCCGCCCTGCCGCCGCTGCGGCTTGAAGGCACCGTATCCCTTGCGCTGGATACCGTGCAGGACCCGGGCAATGTGGGCACCATTATTCGTATAGCCGACTGGTTTGGCATCCGCCAGATCATCTGCACGCCGGAGTGCGCGGACGCCTTTAACGCCAAAACCATCCAGGCCACCATGGGCAGCTTCCTCCGGGTGGCCGTACACGTGCAGTCCCTTACGGACCTGCTGCGGACCAACAAACACATCTCCTCCTACGCCGCCACCCTGCACGGCGAAAACATCGTACATACCCCGGTCATCAAAGAAGGCATTATCCTGATCGGCAACGAATCGCGCGGGCTCAGCGAAGAAGTGCTGGCATTATGCAGCCACCGCATCACCATTCCCCGCCTCGGCCAGGCCGAATCCTTAAACGCCGCCGTGGCCACCGGTATTATCTGCGGCCGCCTGCTTATTTGA
- a CDS encoding ABC transporter permease, giving the protein MRVSLFIAGRIAFNRFSSFSKFIINIAMIATAFSVAVMIMATALINGFQQVISDKIFSFWGHMHVTQYQVNAGPLAEQIPFEADSALEARIRAIPQVKDVYEFATKSVIVKNNKETEGMIFKGIAPGSKLSFLEEGRPVRYTDSGYSSDIIISANTAALLQLRLNDAVVVYFMRGDGLPPRARKLNICGIYKTGIEEYDKAYLLGDISLIRRLNDWEPGDIGGYEVFLHNYGMIDSARSSIGEVLPDELNLRSMQEVYPNIFDWLGLQNKNEIIILVIMTIVAVINMITAILILILERTNMVGILKALGMRNGAIQGVFVYQAGYIVLAGIVIGNVLGIGLALLQQHTGFFKLPEESYYMSVAPIAIQWWKVILINAGTLLICVLILLIPSLLVQRILPVKAIQFK; this is encoded by the coding sequence ATGCGCGTGTCCCTGTTTATTGCCGGAAGGATTGCTTTTAACCGTTTTTCTTCCTTTTCCAAGTTCATCATCAACATAGCCATGATCGCCACGGCCTTCAGTGTGGCGGTGATGATAATGGCCACCGCGCTGATCAACGGGTTCCAGCAGGTCATATCCGACAAGATCTTCAGCTTCTGGGGCCACATGCATGTGACCCAGTACCAGGTGAACGCCGGCCCGCTGGCGGAACAGATCCCGTTCGAGGCAGACAGTGCGCTGGAGGCCCGCATCCGTGCTATCCCGCAGGTGAAGGACGTGTACGAGTTCGCCACCAAAAGCGTGATCGTCAAAAATAACAAGGAAACCGAGGGCATGATCTTCAAGGGCATCGCCCCCGGCAGCAAACTCTCCTTTCTTGAAGAAGGGCGCCCCGTCCGGTATACGGACAGCGGATATTCGTCAGACATCATCATTTCCGCCAACACCGCCGCACTCTTACAGTTACGCCTCAACGACGCGGTGGTGGTATATTTCATGCGGGGCGACGGCTTGCCTCCGCGTGCCCGCAAACTCAATATCTGCGGCATTTACAAAACCGGGATCGAAGAATACGACAAAGCGTACCTGCTGGGCGACATCAGTCTCATCCGCCGGCTGAACGACTGGGAGCCCGGCGACATCGGCGGGTACGAAGTGTTCCTGCACAACTACGGGATGATCGACAGCGCCCGCAGCAGCATCGGCGAGGTGCTGCCCGACGAGCTGAACCTGCGGAGCATGCAGGAGGTGTACCCGAATATTTTCGACTGGCTGGGGTTGCAGAACAAAAACGAGATCATCATCCTGGTGATCATGACCATCGTGGCGGTGATCAACATGATCACGGCCATCCTCATCCTGATACTGGAGCGCACCAACATGGTGGGCATCCTGAAAGCGCTGGGGATGCGGAACGGCGCCATACAGGGCGTATTCGTGTACCAGGCGGGGTACATCGTGCTGGCGGGCATCGTGATCGGGAACGTGTTGGGCATCGGCCTGGCGCTGCTGCAGCAGCACACCGGTTTTTTCAAACTCCCTGAAGAATCCTATTACATGTCGGTAGCCCCGATAGCCATACAATGGTGGAAAGTGATACTCATCAACGCCGGCACGCTGCTCATCTGCGTGCTCATTTTACTGATACCTTCCCTGCTGGTGCAGCGCATCCTGCCCGTTAAAGCCATCCAGTTCAAATAA
- a CDS encoding type IX secretion system plug protein produces the protein MSRVAKACCTVIALFGFLTLRAQENTITPDHIYHRNIATVKLNPPGEPLGMPIVPLNGGDVLELTFDDLLNEVRTYYYTLVLCDADWKPAQLNPIEYLRGFTENQIRTYRFSSIALQKYVHYTLQIPNANCMPTKAGNYLLKVYLDSDTSKLAFTRRLMVFNNRAGVTGYISQPTNPKLFRNSQKLNIAVNVKGLNIQNPFNQVKVVIQQNFRWDNAITGLKPMFIKGDVIEYNAEQDCIFPAMKEWRWADLRSFRLQTERVQKTDYRKTGTEVTLMPDFARDNVVYQYLKDINGMFYPGTIEDYDPNFEGDYARVNFTFPAKEPYAGYDMYIFGELTNYELNTLNKMTYNGPRQAYEGALYLKQGYYNYVYGLLDRTNNKFSTEYTEGNWWETENAYTVLVYYRGLGGRYDELVGQLRLNSLLNRSR, from the coding sequence ATGAGCAGAGTAGCAAAAGCATGCTGTACCGTGATCGCGTTGTTTGGTTTTTTAACCCTGCGGGCGCAGGAAAATACCATCACCCCTGACCACATTTACCACCGCAACATCGCCACGGTGAAACTCAACCCGCCCGGCGAACCCCTCGGCATGCCCATTGTGCCGCTCAACGGCGGCGATGTGCTGGAGCTGACGTTCGACGATCTCCTGAATGAAGTGCGGACGTACTACTACACGCTGGTGCTTTGCGACGCCGACTGGAAACCCGCACAGCTCAATCCCATCGAGTACCTGCGGGGATTCACCGAAAACCAGATCCGGACCTACCGCTTCTCCAGCATCGCCCTGCAGAAGTACGTGCATTATACGCTGCAGATCCCCAACGCCAACTGCATGCCCACCAAAGCAGGCAATTACCTGCTGAAAGTGTACCTCGACAGTGATACCTCCAAACTCGCTTTCACCCGCCGGCTGATGGTATTCAACAACCGCGCCGGCGTAACCGGGTATATTTCGCAGCCCACCAACCCGAAGCTGTTCAGGAACTCACAAAAACTCAACATCGCCGTCAACGTCAAAGGCCTCAACATACAGAACCCGTTCAACCAGGTGAAGGTGGTGATACAGCAGAACTTCCGCTGGGACAATGCCATCACCGGCCTCAAGCCCATGTTCATCAAAGGGGACGTGATCGAATACAATGCGGAACAGGACTGTATTTTCCCCGCCATGAAAGAATGGCGATGGGCTGATCTGCGCAGCTTCCGCCTGCAAACCGAAAGGGTGCAGAAAACCGACTACCGCAAAACCGGTACGGAAGTAACGCTCATGCCCGACTTCGCGCGCGACAACGTGGTATACCAATACCTGAAAGATATCAACGGGATGTTTTACCCCGGCACCATAGAAGATTATGATCCCAATTTCGAAGGCGACTACGCACGGGTGAATTTCACCTTCCCCGCCAAGGAACCGTATGCCGGGTATGATATGTACATATTCGGGGAACTGACCAACTACGAGCTCAACACGCTCAACAAAATGACCTACAACGGCCCCCGGCAGGCTTACGAGGGCGCGTTATATCTTAAACAGGGCTACTACAATTACGTCTATGGCCTGCTCGACAGAACGAACAACAAGTTCAGCACGGAATACACCGAAGGCAACTGGTGGGAAACCGAAAATGCCTACACCGTGCTCGTGTATTACCGCGGCCTCGGCGGGCGGTACGACGAACTGGTGGGCCAGCTGCGCCTCAATTCCCTTTTGAACCGGTCAAGGTAA